The Novosphingobium kaempferiae genome includes a window with the following:
- a CDS encoding alpha/beta hydrolase, whose amino-acid sequence MTSTSYLELSDGRSIAYRFTPGGASYAGPVIVFLPGYMSDMAGSKAAALFEMAHASGIPCLLFDYSGCGESPGDFADGTLSRWTQEVLALVAALETDAKIVLVGSSMGGWLMLKAGLALGERLAGLVGIAAAPDFTDWGIPQMDKALLADGEILFEDNPYGPEPTPTHPGFWADGQASLMLEGEIAIDVPVRLLHGQRDPDVPWEISMRLAERLRSADVQVTLIKDGDHRLSRESDIRLLLRTVAELVLPRVEDGPES is encoded by the coding sequence ATGACCTCGACCAGCTATCTCGAATTGTCCGACGGGCGCTCCATCGCCTACCGCTTCACGCCCGGCGGAGCGTCCTATGCCGGCCCGGTGATCGTCTTCCTGCCCGGCTACATGTCCGACATGGCAGGCTCCAAGGCCGCCGCCCTGTTCGAGATGGCGCACGCCAGCGGCATCCCCTGCCTGCTGTTCGACTATTCCGGCTGCGGCGAGAGCCCGGGCGACTTCGCCGACGGCACCCTGTCGCGCTGGACGCAGGAAGTGCTCGCCCTCGTCGCCGCGCTGGAGACGGACGCGAAAATCGTGCTCGTCGGCTCGTCGATGGGCGGCTGGCTGATGCTCAAGGCGGGCCTCGCGCTGGGCGAGCGGCTGGCGGGTCTCGTCGGCATCGCCGCCGCGCCGGACTTCACCGACTGGGGCATCCCCCAGATGGACAAGGCACTGCTGGCCGATGGCGAGATCCTCTTCGAAGACAATCCCTACGGCCCCGAACCGACCCCGACGCACCCCGGCTTCTGGGCCGACGGTCAGGCCAGTCTGATGCTGGAGGGCGAGATCGCCATCGACGTGCCGGTGCGCCTGCTCCACGGCCAGCGCGACCCCGACGTGCCCTGGGAAATCTCCATGCGCCTCGCCGAACGACTGCGTTCAGCCGACGTGCAGGTCACGCTCATCAAGGACGGCGATCATCGCCTCTCGCGCGAATCCGACATCCGCCTGCTGCTGCGCACCGTCGCCGAGCTTGTGTTGCCGCGCGTGGAGGATGGCCCGGAGTCCTGA
- a CDS encoding tetratricopeptide repeat protein encodes MSSLLLLLPLLAQVGPASTLPSAQRPYASELPLEIIEKKDKQDRDRRAREAQNVAMPSIGGGSGSGAGCMSAVEANPEKSVEVIRSALADAVGRERVRAGLCLGVALSDLNRWDEARAAFSDARDTAESEDHASRARLGAMAGNAALAAGQPGQALSLLAPAATDAKIVGDAELTATIALDRARALVAVKQPEEAANALAEARAAQPDNAQAWLLSATLSRRQDKLAVAQTQIEKAASLAPQDPEIGLEAGVIAMLSDNEAAARRSWDSVVKTAPSSDAAVTAKQYLSQLGAPDPAPAK; translated from the coding sequence ATGTCCTCGCTGCTTCTCCTGCTTCCGCTGCTGGCCCAGGTCGGCCCCGCCTCGACCCTGCCGAGCGCCCAGCGGCCCTATGCCTCCGAGCTTCCGCTCGAAATCATCGAGAAGAAGGACAAGCAGGACCGCGACCGCCGCGCCCGCGAGGCGCAGAACGTGGCGATGCCCTCGATCGGCGGTGGCAGCGGCAGCGGCGCGGGCTGCATGAGCGCGGTCGAGGCCAACCCGGAAAAGTCGGTCGAAGTCATCCGCAGCGCGCTCGCCGATGCGGTGGGGCGTGAGCGGGTGCGCGCTGGGCTCTGCCTCGGCGTCGCGCTGAGCGACCTCAACCGCTGGGACGAGGCGCGCGCCGCCTTCTCCGACGCCCGCGACACGGCGGAGAGCGAGGACCACGCCAGCCGCGCCCGGCTCGGCGCGATGGCGGGCAATGCCGCGCTGGCAGCCGGCCAGCCGGGGCAGGCGCTCTCGCTGCTGGCGCCTGCCGCGACGGATGCCAAGATCGTCGGCGATGCCGAGCTTACCGCGACGATCGCGCTCGACCGCGCCCGCGCGCTCGTCGCGGTGAAGCAGCCGGAAGAGGCCGCCAACGCCCTTGCCGAAGCCCGCGCCGCGCAGCCCGACAATGCGCAGGCCTGGCTGCTGTCCGCCACGCTCTCGCGTCGTCAGGACAAGCTCGCCGTGGCGCAGACCCAGATCGAGAAGGCCGCCAGCCTCGCCCCGCAGGATCCCGAGATCGGGCTTGAGGCGGGCGTGATCGCGATGCTGTCCGACAACGAGGCCGCCGCGCGGCGCAGCTGGGATTCGGTGGTCAAGACCGCCCCTTCCAGCGACGCAGCGGTGACCGCGAAACAATACCTCTCCCAGCTCGGGGCTCCAGACCCGGCTCCGGCAAAATAA
- a CDS encoding LLM class flavin-dependent oxidoreductase: MVPLSVLDLVTVREGGTVAQALDISVRTAQAAERAGYKRYWVAEHHGMDGIAGGATSVVLAHLGNHTSTIRIGAGGIMLPNHTPYVISEQFGTLAAMFPGRVDLGLGRAPGADGRLAHALRKDIHAASERFPNDVVELRARFAGQAAGGVPSPQAVDADVEMWILGSSLFGAQLAAMLGLPYAFASHFAPAALDEAAHVYRERFQPSESLDKPHFMAAINVVAADTDEEAVYLSSSTDQSFVALRTGNPGRLQPPVRDYRAGLPGAAKAMLEQVRSVSAVGSPQTVRQGLEDFVARTQADELMVSIATYDPEAQIRSLELTMDVLKQPA, encoded by the coding sequence ATGGTTCCGCTTTCCGTCCTCGATCTCGTCACCGTCCGCGAAGGCGGCACCGTTGCCCAGGCCCTCGATATCTCGGTCCGCACCGCGCAGGCGGCGGAACGGGCGGGCTACAAGCGGTACTGGGTGGCCGAGCATCACGGGATGGACGGCATCGCGGGCGGCGCGACTTCGGTGGTGCTCGCCCATCTCGGCAACCATACGTCCACCATCCGCATCGGCGCGGGCGGGATCATGCTGCCCAACCACACGCCTTACGTGATCTCCGAGCAGTTCGGCACGCTGGCCGCGATGTTCCCCGGCCGTGTCGACCTCGGCCTCGGACGCGCGCCGGGTGCGGACGGGCGGCTCGCCCACGCGTTGCGCAAGGACATCCATGCGGCGTCCGAGCGCTTCCCCAACGACGTGGTGGAACTGCGCGCGCGATTCGCCGGGCAGGCGGCAGGCGGCGTGCCGTCTCCGCAGGCGGTCGATGCGGACGTGGAGATGTGGATCCTCGGCTCCAGCCTGTTCGGAGCGCAACTCGCCGCCATGCTGGGCCTGCCCTACGCCTTCGCCTCGCACTTCGCCCCCGCCGCGCTGGACGAGGCCGCGCACGTCTATCGCGAGCGGTTCCAGCCGTCCGAATCGCTCGACAAGCCGCACTTCATGGCCGCGATCAACGTCGTCGCCGCCGATACGGACGAGGAGGCGGTCTATCTTTCCTCCTCCACCGACCAGAGCTTCGTGGCCCTGCGCACCGGCAATCCCGGCCGCCTCCAGCCCCCTGTGCGCGACTACCGTGCGGGCTTGCCGGGTGCGGCGAAGGCGATGCTGGAGCAGGTCCGCTCGGTCAGCGCCGTCGGCAGCCCGCAGACCGTGCGGCAGGGTCTTGAGGACTTCGTGGCGCGCACGCAGGCCGACGAACTGATGGTCAGCATCGCGACTTACGACCCCGAAGCGCAGATCCGCTCGCTGGAACTGACAATGGACGTGCTTAAGCAGCCTGCCTGA
- a CDS encoding NAD(P)/FAD-dependent oxidoreductase — MSKSDVVIVGAGHGGAQCALALRQNGFEGTITVIGREPEYPYERPPLSKEYFAREKTFDRLYIRPPTFWAEKDVAFRLGTEVTKVDASAKELTLSDGSTFGYGRLVWATGGDPRRLSCSGADLAGVHAVRTREDCDTLMAEVDAGTKNIVVIGGGYIGLEAAAVLSKMGLNVTLLEALPRVLARVAGEELSAFYQNEHRAHGVDLRTGVAVECLEGDGHRVTGVKLADGEIVPAEAVIVGIGIVPAVGPLIVAGASGANGVDVDEYCRTSLPDVYAIGDCAAFACDYAGGTVMRVESVQNANDMATCVARAICGDEKPYKAFPWFWSNQYDLKLQTAGINMGFDRTVVRGDVEGRSFSVVYLKDGRVVALDCVNMVKDYVQGRKLVEAGAMPDVERLADAGTPLKEMV; from the coding sequence ATGAGCAAATCAGACGTCGTCATCGTGGGAGCGGGACATGGTGGAGCGCAGTGTGCGCTTGCCCTGCGCCAGAACGGGTTCGAGGGGACCATCACCGTCATCGGCCGCGAGCCGGAGTATCCGTATGAGCGGCCGCCGCTCTCGAAGGAATACTTCGCGCGGGAGAAGACCTTCGACCGGCTCTACATCCGCCCGCCGACGTTCTGGGCGGAGAAGGACGTGGCGTTCCGGCTCGGCACCGAGGTGACGAAGGTGGACGCCTCGGCGAAGGAACTGACGCTCTCGGACGGCAGCACGTTCGGCTACGGCAGGCTGGTCTGGGCGACCGGCGGCGATCCGCGGCGGCTGTCGTGCTCGGGCGCGGATCTGGCGGGCGTCCACGCGGTGCGCACGCGCGAGGACTGCGACACGCTGATGGCCGAGGTCGACGCGGGGACGAAGAACATCGTCGTCATCGGCGGCGGCTACATCGGGCTGGAAGCGGCGGCGGTGCTCTCGAAGATGGGGCTCAACGTGACGCTGCTCGAAGCGCTGCCGCGCGTGCTGGCGCGCGTAGCGGGCGAGGAACTGTCCGCGTTCTACCAGAACGAACATCGCGCGCATGGCGTCGACCTGCGCACGGGCGTGGCGGTGGAGTGTCTGGAGGGCGACGGGCATCGCGTGACGGGCGTGAAGCTGGCGGATGGCGAGATCGTGCCCGCCGAAGCGGTGATCGTCGGCATCGGCATCGTGCCGGCGGTCGGCCCGCTGATCGTGGCGGGCGCCTCGGGCGCCAATGGCGTGGACGTGGACGAATACTGCCGCACCTCGCTGCCGGACGTCTATGCGATCGGCGACTGCGCGGCCTTCGCCTGCGACTATGCGGGCGGCACGGTGATGCGGGTGGAATCGGTGCAGAACGCCAACGACATGGCGACCTGCGTGGCCAGGGCGATCTGCGGCGACGAGAAGCCCTACAAGGCGTTCCCGTGGTTCTGGTCGAACCAGTACGATCTCAAGCTGCAGACGGCGGGGATCAACATGGGCTTCGATCGGACCGTGGTGCGCGGCGATGTCGAGGGGCGTTCGTTCTCGGTGGTGTACCTCAAGGACGGGCGCGTGGTGGCGCTGGACTGCGTCAACATGGTCAAGGACTACGTGCAGGGCCGCAAGCTGGTCGAAGCCGGCGCGATGCCGGATGTAGAGCGGCTCGCCGATGCGGGGACGCCGCTCAAGGAAATGGTGTGA
- the queG gene encoding tRNA epoxyqueuosine(34) reductase QueG, which translates to MKPPGSSTCDDHTAVPVKSALSVFAEAVEAEARALGFCAFGIASAAPDGPRAARLDAWLAAGMHGTMGWMEERAHHRRSPQGLWPEARSVIALGMSYAPAADPLRLADEGGIGRISTYAQGADYHDTVKKALKNLARWMVGEGAKRGLGEVGVKVFTDTAPVMEKPLAAAAGLGWQGKHTNVVSREHGSWLFLGEIYTTLDLPLSAPARDRCGSCSACQDACPTDAFPAPYRLDARRCVSYLTIEHKGPVPEDMREGLGNRIYGCDDCLAVCPWNKFAATAHTMKTFLPRAELTAPELADLLTLDDAGFRRLFSGSPIKRIGRDRFVRNCLYAAGNSGIAALLAQVEPLLADGDEGVADAARWARDRLTSSRT; encoded by the coding sequence ATGAAGCCCCCAGGGTCCAGCACTTGCGACGATCATACCGCAGTCCCGGTTAAGAGCGCACTAAGCGTTTTTGCCGAGGCTGTGGAGGCGGAGGCGCGCGCGCTGGGATTCTGCGCCTTCGGCATCGCCTCGGCTGCGCCTGATGGGCCCCGCGCGGCGCGGCTCGATGCCTGGCTTGCGGCGGGCATGCACGGCACGATGGGCTGGATGGAGGAGCGCGCGCACCATCGGCGCAGCCCGCAGGGGCTGTGGCCCGAGGCGCGCAGCGTCATCGCGCTCGGCATGAGCTACGCCCCGGCCGCCGATCCGCTGCGGCTGGCGGACGAGGGCGGCATCGGTCGGATTTCGACGTATGCGCAGGGCGCCGACTATCACGACACGGTGAAGAAGGCGCTCAAGAACCTCGCCCGCTGGATGGTGGGCGAAGGGGCGAAGCGCGGGCTGGGAGAAGTCGGCGTGAAGGTCTTCACCGACACCGCGCCGGTCATGGAAAAGCCGCTCGCCGCCGCAGCCGGGCTCGGCTGGCAGGGCAAGCACACCAATGTCGTCAGCCGCGAGCATGGTTCGTGGCTGTTCCTCGGCGAGATCTACACGACGCTGGACCTGCCGCTGTCGGCTCCGGCGCGGGATCGCTGCGGGTCGTGCAGCGCCTGCCAGGACGCGTGCCCGACCGATGCCTTCCCCGCGCCCTACCGCCTCGATGCGCGGCGCTGCGTCAGCTACCTGACGATCGAGCACAAGGGGCCGGTGCCAGAGGACATGCGTGAGGGCCTCGGCAACCGCATCTACGGCTGCGACGACTGCCTTGCGGTATGCCCGTGGAACAAGTTCGCGGCGACGGCGCACACGATGAAGACCTTCCTGCCCCGCGCGGAACTGACCGCGCCTGAACTGGCGGACCTGCTGACGTTGGACGATGCGGGGTTCCGCAGGCTGTTCTCGGGCAGTCCGATCAAGCGGATCGGGCGGGACCGGTTCGTGCGCAACTGCCTCTACGCGGCGGGGAACAGCGGGATTGCGGCGCTGCTGGCGCAGGTCGAGCCGTTGCTGGCGGATGGAGATGAGGGCGTGGCGGATGCCGCGCGGTGGGCGAGGGATAGGCTCACGTCGTCCCGGACCTGA
- a CDS encoding ABC transporter permease produces the protein MIADSQGVAHRGRLSMLAAAWVVARRDFTAILFSRTFFFFLLGPLFPVIVGILAGSVGQQVDQSGDAPAIAVAMQEADAKAMVAARNALAGRLGQGLPELRIVKSAEDRGDAAALLTGTPAAPVLGGQAAQIEAWRGDVEMIAAQARSDSLHAWPRVRLEASATHHASADRRSRLRTAQAAQTLLFLLTMMLAGMVLSNLVEEKGNKIIEVLAAAIPMESVFFGKLFAMLGVSLVGIAVWGGVGGVLYIVAGSAFPVLPDPAVGWPLLMALGVIYFAMAYLLLGSVFLSIGSLANTVREVQTLSMPVTMMQLMLFFFATFAMTQPGSRIELLAMLLPFSSPFAMLARAAQDPALLPHLAALAWQALWLLLLVRGGSMLFRKKAMKSGPQGTGRRWWRRAAS, from the coding sequence ATGATCGCCGATTCGCAAGGCGTCGCCCATCGCGGCAGGCTCTCGATGCTCGCCGCCGCGTGGGTGGTGGCGCGGCGCGATTTCACCGCGATCCTGTTCTCGCGGACGTTCTTCTTCTTCCTGCTCGGCCCGCTGTTCCCGGTGATCGTGGGCATTCTGGCGGGCAGCGTGGGCCAGCAGGTCGACCAGAGCGGTGATGCGCCCGCCATCGCCGTCGCCATGCAGGAGGCCGATGCAAAGGCGATGGTCGCCGCGCGCAATGCCCTTGCCGGTCGGCTGGGGCAGGGCCTGCCGGAACTGCGCATCGTGAAGAGCGCCGAGGATCGCGGTGATGCCGCCGCCTTGCTGACCGGTACGCCTGCCGCCCCCGTGCTCGGCGGCCAGGCCGCGCAGATCGAGGCATGGCGCGGCGACGTCGAGATGATCGCAGCGCAGGCCCGCAGCGATTCGCTCCATGCGTGGCCGCGCGTGCGCCTTGAAGCCTCGGCGACGCACCATGCTTCGGCTGACCGCCGCAGCCGTCTCAGGACTGCACAGGCGGCGCAGACCCTGCTGTTCCTGCTTACCATGATGCTGGCGGGCATGGTCCTGTCGAACCTCGTCGAGGAGAAGGGCAACAAGATCATCGAGGTGCTCGCTGCCGCGATACCGATGGAGTCGGTATTCTTCGGCAAGCTCTTCGCAATGCTCGGCGTCTCGCTCGTGGGCATCGCCGTATGGGGCGGCGTCGGCGGTGTGCTCTACATCGTCGCGGGTTCAGCGTTTCCGGTGCTGCCCGATCCCGCAGTCGGCTGGCCGCTGCTCATGGCGCTCGGCGTCATCTACTTCGCCATGGCCTACCTGCTGCTCGGGTCGGTGTTCCTGTCGATCGGGTCGCTGGCGAACACCGTGCGCGAGGTGCAGACGCTCTCGATGCCGGTGACGATGATGCAGCTCATGCTGTTCTTCTTCGCCACCTTCGCGATGACGCAGCCGGGCAGCCGGATCGAGCTTCTGGCGATGCTGCTGCCCTTCAGTTCACCCTTCGCGATGCTGGCGCGCGCGGCGCAGGATCCCGCCCTGCTGCCGCACCTAGCGGCGCTGGCATGGCAGGCGCTGTGGCTGCTGCTCCTGGTCCGGGGCGGATCGATGCTGTTCCGCAAGAAGGCGATGAAGTCCGGCCCGCAGGGGACGGGGCGTCGCTGGTGGAGGCGCGCAGCCAGCTAG
- a CDS encoding ABC transporter ATP-binding protein — protein MDAQVGDPRLTGNERSFDLPLAIEARGLVKRFDGTTAVDGVDLSVPQGSVYGILGPNGAGKTTTLRMLLGIIEPDSGYRRILGAERPHDVAHAIGYLPEERGLYPAMKATEAIAFLGALRGLPLKEGRKRAHELLERHGLGYAADRQIRQLSKGMAQQVQILGTLVHRPRLVIFDEPFSGLDALNQGKLEAMMRGLAEDGTTVIFSTHVIAHAERLCDEVAIIAGGRVPFAGPVDVARDRIPAQVRLETQAETGLWRTAMPPDARREGRFWRFALPDSGIEPLLRALIAGEAGILSLSIERAGLHDAFVSIAGAAAARALDEEKPEEPRR, from the coding sequence ATGGATGCGCAAGTAGGAGATCCTCGGTTGACCGGCAATGAGCGAAGCTTCGATCTGCCGCTGGCGATCGAGGCGCGGGGGCTGGTGAAGCGTTTCGACGGGACCACCGCGGTCGACGGCGTGGACCTCAGCGTACCGCAAGGCTCCGTCTACGGCATCCTCGGCCCCAACGGTGCGGGCAAGACGACGACGCTGCGCATGCTGCTGGGCATCATCGAGCCTGATTCGGGCTATCGCCGCATCCTCGGCGCGGAGCGGCCGCACGACGTCGCCCACGCCATCGGCTATCTGCCGGAAGAACGCGGGCTCTACCCGGCGATGAAGGCGACCGAGGCCATCGCCTTCCTTGGCGCGCTGCGCGGGCTGCCGCTGAAGGAGGGCCGCAAGCGCGCGCACGAACTGCTCGAACGGCACGGCCTCGGCTATGCGGCGGACCGGCAGATCCGGCAGCTTTCCAAGGGCATGGCGCAGCAGGTGCAGATCCTCGGCACGCTGGTCCACCGCCCCCGCCTCGTCATCTTCGACGAGCCGTTCTCCGGCCTCGACGCGCTCAACCAGGGCAAGCTGGAGGCGATGATGCGCGGGCTGGCGGAGGACGGCACAACCGTCATCTTTTCCACGCACGTCATCGCCCATGCCGAGCGCCTGTGCGACGAGGTCGCGATCATCGCGGGAGGCCGGGTGCCCTTCGCCGGGCCGGTGGACGTGGCGCGGGATCGCATCCCTGCGCAGGTCCGCCTCGAAACGCAGGCCGAGACCGGCCTCTGGCGCACCGCGATGCCGCCGGATGCCAGACGGGAAGGTCGCTTCTGGCGCTTCGCGCTGCCCGATTCCGGGATCGAACCCCTGCTGCGCGCGCTGATCGCGGGCGAGGCGGGCATCCTGTCGCTTTCCATCGAGCGGGCGGGACTGCACGATGCTTTCGTCTCCATCGCCGGCGCCGCCGCCGCCCGCGCACTCGACGAGGAAAAGCCCGAGGAGCCGCGCCGATGA
- a CDS encoding helix-turn-helix transcriptional regulator, protein MKNRLKVLRAERGWSQQELAERLEVSRQSVNAIETGRYDPSLPLAFRIADVFGMAIEDIFQRGE, encoded by the coding sequence TTGAAGAACCGCCTCAAGGTGCTCCGCGCCGAACGTGGCTGGAGCCAGCAGGAACTTGCCGAAAGGCTGGAAGTCTCCCGCCAGAGCGTCAATGCGATCGAGACGGGGCGTTACGATCCCTCTTTGCCGCTGGCCTTCCGCATCGCCGATGTCTTTGGTATGGCGATCGAGGATATCTTCCAGAGGGGTGAGTGA
- the thrS gene encoding threonine--tRNA ligase, whose product MSEMFKISLPDGSVREMPEGSTPADVAAAIGPGLAKAALAAKIDGELVDLSRPFTGDASLALVTSRDEAEALDLARHDYAHVLAEAVQALFPGTQITFGPSTDDGFYYDFAPKDRPFTDEDLPAIEAEMRRIIAANKPLRREVWDREQLISRWKQQGESFKAEWAAELPGDEPLTVYWSGDDWLDMCRGPHLPSTGKLDPAAFKLTRVSGAYWRGDQNNAMLSRIYGTGWLNKKQLAEHLMRLEEAAKRDHRKLGNEMDLFHLQHEAHGSVFWHPKGYVIYRALEDYMRRAISKADCKEVKTPQVMDARQWEQSGHWGKYRENMFVIPDEVPNTEDDGPIISDDAEWMALKPMNCPAHVLIFKQGIKSYRDLPLRIVENGCCHRNEPHGALHGLMRVRQFTQDDGHIFCREDQIVGEVQAFCEMADKVYRDFGFTYAIKLALRPDNRIGTDEQWDKAEAELRDAVVRAGLATPEYGWEELPGEGAFYAPKLEWHLTDAIGRTWQVGTIQSDRMLPERLDAHYIGEDGEKHRPVMLHRAIFGSYERFIGILIEHFAGRLPVWLAPVQAVVATIVSDADGYAQDVAQKLRAAGVRVETDLRNEKINYKVREHSLKKVPHLLVVGKREAEEGTVALRTLGAEHQKVMTLDEAIALLKDEATAPDLK is encoded by the coding sequence ATGTCCGAGATGTTCAAGATCAGCCTGCCCGACGGTTCGGTCCGCGAGATGCCCGAGGGCTCGACCCCGGCCGACGTCGCCGCCGCCATCGGCCCCGGCCTCGCCAAGGCGGCCCTCGCCGCAAAGATCGACGGTGAGCTGGTCGACCTCAGCCGTCCCTTCACCGGCGACGCCAGCCTTGCGCTCGTGACCAGCCGCGACGAGGCAGAGGCGCTGGACCTTGCCCGGCATGACTACGCGCACGTCCTCGCCGAAGCGGTGCAGGCGCTGTTCCCCGGAACGCAGATCACCTTCGGCCCTTCGACGGACGATGGCTTCTACTACGATTTCGCACCCAAGGATCGCCCGTTCACGGACGAGGATCTGCCCGCGATCGAGGCGGAGATGCGCAGGATCATCGCCGCCAACAAGCCGCTGCGCCGCGAGGTGTGGGACCGCGAACAGCTCATCAGCCGCTGGAAGCAGCAGGGTGAGAGCTTCAAGGCGGAATGGGCCGCCGAACTCCCCGGCGACGAGCCGCTGACGGTCTACTGGTCGGGCGACGACTGGCTCGACATGTGCCGCGGTCCGCACCTGCCCTCGACCGGCAAGCTGGACCCCGCCGCCTTCAAGCTGACGCGCGTTTCGGGCGCCTACTGGCGCGGCGACCAGAACAACGCGATGCTTTCGCGCATCTACGGCACCGGCTGGCTGAACAAGAAGCAGCTTGCCGAGCACCTGATGCGCCTTGAGGAAGCCGCCAAGCGCGACCACCGCAAGCTCGGCAACGAGATGGACCTGTTCCACCTCCAGCACGAAGCGCACGGTTCGGTGTTCTGGCACCCCAAGGGCTACGTGATCTACCGCGCGCTTGAGGACTACATGCGCCGCGCCATCAGCAAGGCCGACTGCAAGGAGGTCAAGACCCCGCAGGTCATGGACGCGCGCCAGTGGGAGCAGTCCGGCCACTGGGGCAAGTACCGCGAGAACATGTTCGTCATCCCCGACGAAGTGCCCAACACCGAGGACGACGGCCCGATCATCTCGGACGATGCCGAGTGGATGGCGCTCAAGCCGATGAACTGCCCGGCGCACGTCCTGATCTTCAAGCAGGGCATCAAGTCCTACCGCGACCTGCCGCTGCGCATCGTCGAGAACGGCTGCTGCCATCGCAACGAACCGCACGGCGCGCTGCATGGCCTGATGCGCGTGCGCCAGTTCACGCAGGACGACGGCCACATCTTCTGCCGCGAAGATCAGATCGTCGGCGAAGTGCAGGCCTTCTGCGAGATGGCGGACAAGGTCTACCGGGACTTCGGCTTCACCTACGCGATCAAGCTGGCGCTGCGCCCGGACAACCGCATCGGCACCGACGAGCAGTGGGACAAGGCCGAAGCCGAACTGCGTGATGCCGTGGTTCGTGCGGGCCTCGCCACGCCGGAATACGGCTGGGAGGAACTGCCGGGCGAAGGCGCGTTCTATGCGCCCAAGCTCGAATGGCACCTCACCGATGCGATCGGCCGCACCTGGCAGGTCGGCACGATCCAGTCGGACCGCATGCTGCCCGAGCGCCTCGACGCGCATTACATCGGCGAGGACGGTGAGAAGCACCGCCCGGTCATGCTGCACCGCGCCATCTTCGGCTCCTACGAGCGCTTCATCGGCATCCTGATCGAGCACTTCGCGGGCAGGCTGCCCGTGTGGCTCGCCCCGGTGCAGGCCGTGGTCGCGACGATCGTGTCGGACGCCGACGGCTATGCGCAGGACGTGGCGCAGAAGCTCAGGGCGGCGGGCGTGCGCGTCGAAACCGACCTGCGCAACGAGAAGATCAACTACAAGGTGCGCGAACACTCGCTCAAGAAGGTTCCCCACCTCCTCGTCGTCGGCAAGCGCGAGGCGGAGGAGGGCACCGTCGCCCTGCGCACGCTGGGCGCCGAGCACCAGAAGGTCATGACCCTCGACGAAGCCATAGCGCTCCTGAAGGACGAGGCGACCGCCCCGGACCTCAAGTGA
- a CDS encoding glycosyltransferase family 39 protein, translating to MSAKVIHFPTRPSRLALRLEWFATDRSVLLGIWALYFALRAAVLMIDVAPTSDAEWYYTRAVSLAAGQGYLDNHGAPTAFWPAGWPIALGLVFGRFSASLVSLGIFNLVSSLLIGALTLALGRRLFGSEGAARAGLLLLAVYPNAIGYVPLALTEVFYTALLMAGCWAVVTRSNRWQLVSAGLLFGIATMVKAQTLVVVPLLFAIEWLRMGQVWKRMPGLVVEGMIVLALAGLTVLPWTVRNQAQLGHWVAVSTNGGYTLLTGNHDTATGDYTPDAPVVKELMARPGLDEVTRDAEARRLGMEWIAAHPDRFAKLLPKKFLRLWLPDGEAEWAYQGGAPGYERFELAYRAVRVLNQGYYVLLMAGFAVAFFVMIARRRRDGQRWIGWWLLPYGIALYPTLICLVFSGQSRFHYPVMPWVCMTVGWLAMTTLGRLGERGTTAHTLH from the coding sequence ATGAGCGCCAAGGTCATCCACTTCCCCACCCGCCCCTCCCGGCTCGCGCTGCGGCTCGAATGGTTCGCCACCGATCGCTCGGTGCTGCTCGGCATCTGGGCGCTGTACTTCGCCCTGCGCGCGGCGGTGCTGATGATCGATGTGGCGCCCACTTCGGACGCGGAATGGTACTACACCCGCGCGGTCAGCCTGGCGGCGGGGCAGGGGTATCTCGACAACCATGGTGCGCCGACTGCGTTCTGGCCTGCGGGCTGGCCGATCGCCCTTGGGCTCGTCTTCGGGCGCTTCAGTGCATCCTTGGTGTCGCTTGGTATCTTCAATCTGGTCAGTTCGCTGCTGATCGGAGCCCTGACGCTGGCCCTCGGACGCCGCCTGTTCGGCTCGGAAGGCGCGGCGCGGGCGGGATTGCTGCTGCTCGCGGTGTACCCCAACGCCATCGGCTACGTGCCCCTCGCGCTGACCGAAGTGTTCTATACGGCGCTGCTGATGGCGGGATGCTGGGCGGTCGTAACCCGCTCGAATCGTTGGCAATTGGTCAGCGCTGGACTACTGTTCGGCATCGCCACAATGGTGAAGGCGCAGACCCTCGTGGTCGTGCCCCTGCTCTTCGCGATCGAGTGGCTGCGCATGGGCCAGGTGTGGAAGCGCATGCCCGGCCTCGTCGTCGAAGGCATGATCGTGCTGGCCCTCGCCGGACTGACCGTGCTGCCCTGGACCGTGCGGAATCAAGCGCAACTGGGCCACTGGGTCGCCGTCTCGACCAATGGCGGCTACACGCTCCTGACCGGCAATCACGACACCGCGACCGGCGACTACACGCCCGATGCGCCGGTGGTGAAGGAACTCATGGCCCGCCCCGGCCTCGACGAAGTGACCCGCGATGCCGAGGCGCGGAGGCTCGGCATGGAGTGGATCGCCGCGCACCCGGACCGCTTCGCGAAGCTGCTCCCGAAGAAGTTCCTGCGCCTCTGGCTGCCGGATGGCGAGGCGGAATGGGCCTATCAGGGCGGCGCGCCCGGCTACGAGCGGTTCGAACTGGCCTATCGCGCGGTGCGCGTGCTCAATCAGGGGTACTACGTCCTGCTGATGGCAGGGTTCGCCGTCGCCTTCTTCGTCATGATCGCAAGGCGCCGTCGCGACGGGCAGCGATGGATCGGCTGGTGGCTGCTGCCTTACGGGATCGCGCTCTATCCGACGCTGATCTGCCTCGTTTTTTCAGGGCAATCGCGGTTCCACTATCCGGTGATGCCATGGGTATGCATGACGGTGGGATGGCTGGCGATGACCACGCTAGGCCGACTGGGCGAGCGCGGCACAACCGCACACACCCTGCACTGA